Within the Oryzias melastigma strain HK-1 linkage group LG8, ASM292280v2, whole genome shotgun sequence genome, the region TAACGAGTGAAGTAATCCCATTCgctttcatttgtgtttttttttaattgttccacattttctgaaagatttccttcttcttcttcagggtCGTTGGCCCAAACGCTGCAGGAGGTGAACGTTCCCATCGTGTCCAACACTCAGTGTAACTCTGCGTACGGCGGGATCACCAACCAAATGATCTGTGCCGGTCTGACCATCGGAGGAAAGGACTCCTGCCAGGTAAAAACGTAGACCTGCTGCTGGTGTAGACCTGTCAGGACGGGAGGAGTCCAGAACCGGTGTGAACGGTGCGGTCCGATCTGTGCAGGGCGACTCCGGCGGCCCGCTGGTCGTCAAGAACCGCACCCGCTGGGTCCAGGCCGGAGTGGTGAGCTTCGGGAACGGCTGCGCCAAGCCGAACTTCCCGGGCGTCTACGCCCGAGTCTCGGAGTTCGAGTCGTGGATCAACAGCCAGGTCGACGGGTCGAAGCCTGGATTCATCGATTTCGGGAGATACTCCAACAGTAGCGGTTTAGCTTCATCGAACATAGGCAACGGGGGAGTTTCTACCATGAAACCAGCGGTCCACGCCGTCCTGGCGGCGCTGGGCGCCGTCTTCCTCATCCTCTCATGAAACTCAGAAACCTCACTGCAGCGATGAAGCACTTTCCTTCTAAAGACTCGAGGACGGAGTCAGAGCCTGGAACCATCCTTCAGCTTCATGGATGATGTTCGGGTGGAGCCAGTGTCAGTTAACCTTAAGCACAGAATCTTTGACATGGTGGAACTTTTAAACGTTTGTACGATCGATGTGattcgtcgagccgcttttctccttcaccatCGACTGGAATTACATCGATAAACAATAGAGCCaggatgttaaagggttaaataacattcaggacaaaaactacatacttttaaaatattattaatattaaaaaacaaacttggttGAAAATTCAGGTTAAAATTTACACTTTTGTTgataaattatcattttaaaatgtcagatttcgTTATTagaaatgaaacataaaagtgtcaaaaacatTCCTGCGTTAAATTTAAACGGATGCTGTGACTTTATTGgaagataaaaatacaaaaaacagttACTGACATGaatgtcttttaaaatgttgttaaacttctgtgaatatttatttgataaaatagTTTCACTACAAACGGGTTTTCCTTCTCCTGAGTTTATATTCTGAGAACAAcattaatatcttttttttaacgtgtGATCCAAATGAAGTGAAGATGaagtttgtgtgtcttttcttaaactttttcaccttttgatcttttactcTAAGTTTTTCTGTCAGGcacaaaataaaacgtttttggGGAAAATCTGATCCTTATTTATTTCTAACAAAAGACGTGTTTGGATCTgtattacaataaaagaaataaacgaCGTTTCCTCATCATCACGTTTTCctgctgtgtttatgtgaaAACACGAACCCTTTGGTGAATCAGCATAAACGTCCGTCATCACCCGTCAGAGGTGCAGGTTTCTGCCTCAAAGAGGATTTTCCCACCGTTTCGTCTCACAGACACGATGTCGTTTTCCTCCACCGTCCAACCAGAACGGATCCAGGAGCCTGAAAACAAGACCGACAAAGTCATCAAAACTTTCACACATCGGTGGAAAATAGCAAACTAAACAGCTGTAAAACATTCTCAGTTCCTCAACCTAAAAATAGAGCTGGAGTTGACCCCTGACCCCTCAATCATTCCTTTCCAAAGATGAGGAACcagaaaagctgcaggaatGTGGGAATCAGACTCAATATTGATTCTTCCCAGACCGCCGTGAGGGGGGGGCTGCAGAAACCGTTTCAGTCTGAGCCCAGATAGACCCTAAAACTCTcttagaaaaggaaaaactgcCTGTTGGTTTCTGCAGGACGGAACCAGAACAAAAGTTCTTCTCATTAAACGTTTGGAGCTGTGAGCGAGTGAACTCGGTCCAGAGAATCCAGAACACACCAGAACTCTGGTGCTGAAACAATCAAACTCCACTGTTCATCCGTCTGTCTGTTCCACCAAACCAAACCCCCGAACTCGAGGGACGTTTGGATCCATGGTcggaaaaaagagcaaaatctgaacaaaaactaaaaaaaaaacaactcctcACTGCTTAGCTTTTTAGAATCAGtctttttattgtcaaaatgtAGAGTCTGAAACTTTTGACTGAAAActgtgacacaatttactttaattcatGAAGGGATtcggtaaaaatgtaaaactatttgtaaaatgttacatttgctgaaagactggaaatgcTGTTAAAGATCTATGAAAGAGCGCCGAAGTTTACCGAAATGtatgaaaaatttgtagtaaaattgcttggaaattccTAATAGAtgcaaatttagcaaaaatatttaatatgttgcttaaatacgagctaatctctaaattagcccaaaaaaaaaactagctcaTCGCTCAAATTCgagctaaaatccaaatgagcctaaaattcctcagtaaactgaattatccaaaaacgttagcatgttgctaaaatattagctgaagatttttttgataattactctaaagatgaaaacatatccatgaatatatttaaagcttgttgttaaaatgttaaaatgtgaagactttctcattcatttcctatggggctaaatatttcaaaaacgataaagtttattcattcattcatcttcctgaccgctttgtccctttcgggtcgcgggggtgctggagcctaacccggccgctgacgggcgaaggcggggttcacctggTTTCTCCAAAGAGGCTGGAGGAGACCCAGAAGCTGAAGAGGATTATGGGAGGAAGAGTTCATCATCAACAGAATCCAATGAAAGAGATTCTGATGTGTGACAAGAATTCCTGATCCAGTAGAACTCAGTAGATTCAGATGATGGAGGAGTTCACGGGGAATTCCAGATCTACTGACACTGATAGTTCAAACCAGAGAAACTCGACGATTTACTGATCCAAATGTGGAGTTCTGATTGGTTCCCTACTTGGATCTACTTATCATGGATGTTCGGATGACTATAGATTAGGATCAAATGTCACTTTCAGGTCAGAATTTGAGCGTTtaaatccagctggatctgTGGATCTCGCTGATACAGTTCCTGGACTCTGTGACCTCAGATAATAAAGAAACTTGAAAAAACACTCGACTGTTTCTAGTGACAGAAAAGTCTCCGTCTTTCTACGGCGGCATCGTGGTTAGACCTGCGGGCTGATGGCCAATCGATGTGCTGACAGAGAACGCCGCTGGACTCCATGTGGTCAAAGTACACGGATCTGAACCACAGAGCGGGGTCGACAGCCTGGGGGGGTTGTTTCTGCGTCAGCGGACGCTGATCTGTGAGATGATGAACACGTTTGACCACACAGCTGACTTTGGCGCCGCAGCGACGGACGTTTATGAAGTTATAAGTTCAGTTTGTAGAATAATTTACCAGaactttaaaatttgaatgaCAATATCATGAAAATGATCACGATTATCAGTGAgatgttaaaatataaatcagaGGACGAATGGGAACACCTGTGGGGGTGGAGTCGgtccagttgtcatatacagtcagtggtccTCCGTCAACACGTGTGTACGATCAACAGTAACGgcacaaaaaacccaaagacTTTGAAGTGTTTATAAAAGTATCTTGAATGGTCTCACAGAAAGTTTTAGGAATTGATTGactaaaaaaatcactaaattaTTGCAGCATTGGttttaatgacccgatgttatcttgaactcatttctaacttgtatcattttgacaaaatatatttttttggagagtaaaatgttgaaagttatttaaggtttaagttgatttattctggaatattattcctgactttttattattcataattatggtaaatagttacagttttaaaaatgtcgtttaggagtgttgaataaatgtttatcctgttcctcaggtgtgttttaaatggatcaaaataaatcatttgacTTCTGGAAAATTCACAacatacagtttttttaacagTCAAACCTTGTAGCAcgattgttgttgttgttgttgttgttttttcaccagatattattatTGCAATGATAAAAGCATGAGGGAAAGTTCTGGATCAAACTTTGCTTCCATCTCTTTTCCTCCACGTTCGATGCTGCTGTTGATCCTTTAGGATCACAGGATCGATCTCAGGATGTGTGTGGGCGGATCGATCGACTGTGACGCTTTTATCCGTTTGGATCAAACTACTTTAACCGGATTTTAAAAATCCGTGATGTGGAGGAAGTTCCGGGCTGGCCGTGAACGCAGCGTCGTTGTGAGTCATGTGgtggattctgattggctgctgagcAGGAAGTGTCTCTGGGAGCGATGCGGACCGAAAGCGCTCGGTTCCGGTCATTCCGGTTTCCTGGGTTCCCGCTTCAGCTGCGGATGgaatccagaaccagaaccgcgGCGGGGGTCCGGTTCTGGGTTCTGCTGAGCTTTGCTTCCCGCCTCGCTGGGCTGAAGGATGACGGAGGGGGATGGTGAGTAGTTCACGGTCCATCCGGAAACACCAGAACTGAGagtttatttgttgattttgatcGTATTCTGTTTAAGATTGAATCAATAATATTTACAGTTATGCATAAACGGGATTTaataaacagcagcagaatGTATGCAGTCATCTCCAGGTATTACTAAAGTTTCTATAGTTTGTtactaaaatgtcaaataatacagaataaaacatttacagccgtggacaaaagtgttggtacccctcagttaaagaaggacaaacccacaattctcactgaaatcactcaaaacttacaaagtaacaataaataaaacacctgtgatgtcaattaaaggacacacctgagtgaatcatgtcactctggtcaaatagttttcaatctttcattgaggtaccatcatttttgtccaggcctgtttcattagtttgtttttttaaataattatgttaataacaattcaaattgatggctgattttgattgtttcattttcaaaaatgttttatttattgttacttttgtaagttttgagtgatttcagtgagaattgtgggtttgtccttctttaactgaggggtaccaacacttttgtccacgtctgtatgtatcaaaatgtcttttaatgTAATATTCTTTGAAATAGTGATAAATTAGTGTATTCATAGTTTATATGTGCTATATTACAATTATATCTCTGTACGTTTGTAAACAGATGTTTATAAATGTGCATAAATAGAAACTGTAACTTAGTTTTAGCTGCATTTATGATATATAATGCagcccgttgccatggtgaccaGGAGACGCTCTGCTGTGTCTGTGTTCAGGTTCAGAGAGACCGACTTCAGGCTGGAGGACGAAGGCCGCTGTAACCTGGACGTCCTGGACGCCTCGGAGCTCTCTCACCAGCAGTTCCTGGACAGGTGAGTCGGTCAGGAGCAGGTGAACGCGGCAAAGCTTCACCTGACCGTCCGTTTGTGTAGTATTTATGACCGCAGCGCTGAGCGTACGCTAGAGTTATCTACAGAGAGATAGATTTACAATGATAACTTCATGTTTATAATCCTGAATTTGGAAATCATGTTTCAATTTGAAGTTTAATTTAAGCTCAAATTACGTCTGAAGGAGCTGAAAACgagttaaataaatgtgtgtttttgatggTTCTGCGGCTGATGCTCGTGTTCCTGCAGGTACGCCTTCAGCCGGCCGCTCGTCCTCAGAGGACTCACGGAGAACTCGGTACGTCCTCAGCGGGCTGATGCAGCTGGTTCGTCTCTGAGCGGTCGGCCTCTGGCCGTCCGTGTTCGATTCCCTCGCTGAAAGCGGTCTCCGTGTTTCAGAAGTTCCGGCTGCTGTGCTCCCGGTCCAGCCTGCTCACGGAGTTCGGCTCCCGCAGAGTCAAGCTGAGTACGGCCAACACCCACTCCTACAGGAAAGGTACGCCCGcccagctcctgcaggagctgctcctcctcctcctgctgctgctcctcctgctgctcctgctgctcctgctcctcctgctcctcctcctcctcctcctcctcctgctcctcctgctgctcctcctgctgctcctcctgctcctcctcctactcctcctgctgctcctgctgctcctcctcctgctcctcctcctgctcctcctgctgctcctgctcctcctgctgaaCCTGTCTGTCCTCTGTTCCAGTGGAGGTTCCCTTCCAGGAGTTCGTGGACGTTCACCTGAAGCCTCAGCCTGCAGACGC harbors:
- the jmjd8 gene encoding jmjC domain-containing protein 8, whose protein sequence is MRTESARFRSFRFPGFPLQLRMESRTRTAAGVRFWVLLSFASRLAGLKDDGGGWFRETDFRLEDEGRCNLDVLDASELSHQQFLDRYAFSRPLVLRGLTENSKFRLLCSRSSLLTEFGSRRVKLSTANTHSYRKVEVPFQEFVDVHLKPQPADALGSDTLYFFGDNNFTEWQSLFQQYEPPPYVLPHSSGAYSFGIAGAGTGVPFHWHGPGFSEVIYGRKRWFLYPPERQPHFHPNRTTLSWLTETYPHLPEDEAPLECTIRPGEVLFFPDRWWHATLNLDTSVFISTFLG